The following proteins are co-located in the Meriones unguiculatus strain TT.TT164.6M chromosome 4, Bangor_MerUng_6.1, whole genome shotgun sequence genome:
- the Snx21 gene encoding sorting nexin-21 isoform X2 has translation MGPGPPDRQPAQISRRYSDFERLHRNLQRQFRGPMAAISFPRKRLRRNFTAETIARRSRAFEQFLGHLQAVPELRQAPDLQDFFVLPELRRAQSLTCTGLYREALALWANAWQLQTQLGTPSGLDRPLLTLAGLAVCHQELEDPGEARACSEKALQLLGDKKPHPFLAPFLEAHVRLSWRLGLDKRQSEAQLQALQEAGLTPTPPPSLKELLIKEVLD, from the coding sequence ATGGGCCCGGGGCCACCAGATCGCCAGCCAGCCCAGATCTCCCGCCGCTACTCGGACTTTGAGCGGCTGCACAGAAACCTGCAGCGACAATTCCGGGGCCCCATGGCTGCCATCTCCTTCCCCCGTAAGCGCCTGCGCCGGAACTTTACTGCAGAAACCATTGCCCGCCGTAGCCGGGCCTTTGAACAGTTTTTAGGCCACCTGCAGGCAGTGCCCGAGCTACGCCAAGCTCCAGACCTACAGGACTTCTTCGTGCTGCCCGAGTTACGGCGGGCACAGAGCCTCACCTGCACTGGCCTTTATCGCGAGGCTCTGGCACTGTGGGCCAACGCCTGGCAGCTGCAGACCCAGCTGGGCACCCCTTCTGGCCTCGACCGGCCCCTGCTGACTCTGGCTGGGTTGGCTGTGTGCCATCAGGAGctggaggaccctggggaagcaCGCGCATGTAGTGAGAAGGCTCTGCAGCTGCTGGGGGATAAGAAACCCCATCCTTTCCTGGCGCCCTTTCTCGAGGCCCATGTCCGGCTCTCCTGGCGCCTGGGCCTGGACAAACGGCAGTCAGAGGCCCAGCTTCAGGCCCTACAGGAGGCAGGCcttacccccaccccaccccccagcctcAAGGAGCTGCTCATCAAAGAGGTGCTGGACTAA